From the genome of Aerococcus urinaehominis:
AATGACCAGCTCAAAGAAGAGGTGGCCGAATTAGGTCAAGAATTGTATGAAGAACAGCAGGGCGACCCAGATGAAAATAATATAGAGGGCTAGCTGGTTAGCGCTAAGCAAAACTCATCCTTAAGACCTATGACAAAAAGTAAGTTAGGCCTTAAAATAAACTTAGACAAGAAAAGGATGATGTAAATGAACTTAAAACGTAAAACTAGTATCCCTGAATTAATTCGGTCATTCTTTAGTAATGAAACCCCTAATTATATTAAGTTAATTATGCTAGCCGCGGTGGCCTATGTGATTTCGCCAATCGATCTCTTACCGGATATTATGGGGATTTTTGGTTTTGCTGATGATGCGGCGGTGGTAGCCGGACTCTTTTCATTGAGTATGTCGCTACTCGACAATCACAAGCAAAAAATCTTAAAGCAAGCCAAGGACAGCCACAGTGATGGCTACCATGAGGGTATTAAAGAGGCTGAAAAAATTTAAAATAAATTTTTAAAAAAACTGGGTCAAATCCCAGTTTTTTTATTTACGGATTTTTTGAGCTGTCAATCCTTTTGCGGTTTCTTTTTATCCTGTTTTTTTAGCATATGCTGAAAACTTAACTAAAAAAGTTCGGTTTTTGGCAAAAAACGGCATTTTTACCAGACCCAAAAGACCGATATCATCGGCTTGGATGCGATTGCAGATTGATTATTAATATGGTTAAATAAGGTGATATGTAAAACAGAACATTAGGAGGAACTTATATGGCAATTTTACGTGGCCTGATTGGTTTAATCACCATTGGGGCAATCGCAGTTGGTTTTTCTTATGATCGCCAGGAGATCAAGCACAATCTGAAAAATATTGTGATTCAGTTGGCGATCATGCTGGTCTTGGCTTTTGTCTTTTTGAAGACGAATGTTGGTCTCAGCATCTTAACGGCAATTTCATCCTTCTTCTCTTGGCTGATTGACCAAGGTAAGACAGGGGTCGCCTTCTCATTTGGCGGTATTGTCCTCGAACAAGGGGCTAATGTCTTCTTCTTCCAC
Proteins encoded in this window:
- a CDS encoding YkvA family protein, producing the protein MNLKRKTSIPELIRSFFSNETPNYIKLIMLAAVAYVISPIDLLPDIMGIFGFADDAAVVAGLFSLSMSLLDNHKQKILKQAKDSHSDGYHEGIKEAEKI